A single genomic interval of Lepidochelys kempii isolate rLepKem1 chromosome 13, rLepKem1.hap2, whole genome shotgun sequence harbors:
- the LOC140897017 gene encoding olfactory receptor 5AP2-like, whose amino-acid sequence MGHMQWKNQTSITKFILLGFRNLNEVQILLFVLFLVIYIVTLAGNLLMVMLVVADQQLHTPMYFFLGNLSFLDTCYTSVIAPRLLSGFLAEDRTMSFGDCITQLFFFSALACIECFLLAVMAYDRYLAVCNPLSYNVIMNLRFCLQLVSASWITGFSVSALAVGMVPQLSFCGPNEINNFFCDMEELLKLSCKKSPLAEMIILVSCSLVSLVPFLFIVMSYILILSATLQIASSAGRQKAFSTCASHLLVVSLYYGTIVIMYVSPSAEKSPAFHKALSIMYTVVTPMFNPIIYSLRNKEVKGAFRKVMLQNLGMI is encoded by the coding sequence ATGGGACACATGCAATGGAAAAATCAAACATCCATCACCAAGTTCATCCTTCTGGGATTCAGGAACTTGAATGAAGTTCAGATTCTGCTTTTTGTGCTGTTTCTAGTGATCTACATTGTGACCCTGGCTGGGAACCTTCTCATGGTTATGCTAGTTGTGGCTGATCAGCagcttcacacccccatgtacttcttcctggggaacttGTCTTTCCTGGACACCTGCTACACCTCAGTCATTGCCCCCAGGTTGCTGTCTGGATTCTTGGCAGAGGACAGGACAATGTCCTTCGGGGACTGCATCACACAGTTGTTCTTCTTCAGTGCTTTGGCTTGCATTGAGTGTTTCCTACTTGCAGTCATGGCTTATGACCGTTATCTAGCCGTATGCAACCCACTCAGCTATAATGTTATAATGAACCTCCGGTTCTGCCTTCAGTTGGTATCTGCCTCCTGGATAACTGGTTTCTCAGTCAGTGCATTAGCAGTGGGGATGGTTCCCCAGCTAAGCTTCTGCGgtcctaatgaaattaataatttCTTCTGTGACATGGAGGAGCTACTCAAATTGTCCTGCAAAAAAAGCCCCTTGGCGGAAATGATCATTCTGGTCTCCTGCTCCCTGGTGTCCCTGGTCCCTTTCCTCTTCATCGTTATGTCTTACATTCTTATCCTCTCGGCCACCCTGCAAATTGCCTCCTCTGCTGGGAGGCAGAAGGCCTTTTCCACCTGTGCCTCTCACCTGCTAGTGGTGAGTCTGTATTATGGGACCATCGTTATCATGTATGTGTCACCATCTGCAGAGAAGTCCCCAGCCTTCCATAAAGCCTTGTCTATCATGTACACAGTCGTCACCCCGATGTTCAACCCCATCATTTACAGTCTGAGGAACAAAGAGGTGAAGGGGGCCTTCAGGAAAGTCATGCTGCAGAACTTAGGTATGATTTAG
- the LOC140897210 gene encoding cytosolic phospholipase A2 gamma-like: MPNIAVLGSGGGLRAMIALEGTLVELKKQGLLDAVMYLCGVSGSTWCMSFLYQKKDWTEKVQDLEKCLCDILSKPSAGIQEEFTIATHAAEDELFSLTDVWASFFVCETLKQYDKTKLSEHDDASRNGKNPYPIYAAIEANQFHKARENSPGTWFEFTPHEAGFPGLEAFVDTKYLGSKFEGGKLTEKREEKNICYLQGTDYTSEHCQGVPLLLQELHVYASAGEDCEGIFRHLKEFLKEENCNNSYLKCCEVSETRDLKSCEERMVVFAELIWIFEKELGGCSCQLLRKTITCLLYWIWGCTNNFLYKSSHDAQSTGLTEDKLIYLIDAGIAINSAYPLILRPQRKVQLILSFDFSAGDPFETIKKTAIYCKTNHIPFPKIDPEEIKDPDHPSDCYIFRGKDVPTVMHFPLFNTINCPGKIKDFRDEFTTFTRHYSEDDVKELLKRAKMNVSNNKEKILNEIQQIVSSSTKEF, translated from the exons ATGCCCAATATCGCTGTCCTAGGATCGGGCGGAGGTCTGCGGGCCATGATAGCCCTTGAGGGAACCTTGGTGGAGCTGAAGAAGCAGGGCCTGTTGGATGCTGTCATGTACCTGTGTGGGGTATCGGGTTCCACTTG GTGCATGTCTTTCCTCTACCAAAAGAAGGACTGGACAGAGAAAGTGCAGGACTTGGAAAAATGCCTGTGTGATATACTTTCCAAACCTTCAGCTGGTATTCAAGAGGAGTTTACTATTGCAACACACGCGGCTGAAGATGAACTCTTCTCTCTGACTGATGTCTGGGCCTCTTTCTTTGTCTGTGAAACATTGAAGCAG TATGATAAAACCAAGTTATCTGAACATGACGATGCCTCCAGAAATGGGAAAAATCCTTACCCCATCTATGCAGCAATAGAAGCAAACCAATTTCATAAAGCACGTGAAAACAGTccag GGACCTGGTTCGAATTCACCCCCCATGAAGCTGGCTTTCCTGGTCTGGAGGCATTTGTGGACACAAAATACTTGGGAAGCAAATtcgaaggtggaaagctgacagaaaagagggaagagaaaaatatCTGCTACCTGCAAG GTACTGATTACACTAGTGAACactgtcagggtgtccccctcctcctccaggagCTTCATGTTTATGCCTCAGCTGGGGAAGACTGCGAGGGAATCTTCAGGCATCTGAAGGAATTCCTGAAAG AGGAGAACTGCAACAATTCCTACCTGAAGTGCTGTGAAGTGAGTGAGACCAGGGATTTGAAGAGCTGCGAAGAAAGAATGGTGGTGTTCGCTGAACTCATCTGGATTTTTGAAAAGGAACTTGGAG GATGTTCATGCCAATTGTTAAGGAAAACCATAACCTGTCTCCTCTACTGGATATGGGGGTGCACCAACAACTTTCTGTACAAAAGTA GTCATGATGCCCAATCCACTGGCTTGACAGAAGACAAATTAATCTACTTGATTGATGCCGGCATTGCCATAAATTCTGCCTACCCCCTCATTCTGCGCCCACAGAGGAAAGTGCAACTGATCCTCTCCTTCGACTTCAGCGCCGGGGATCCTTTCGAG ACCATCAAGAAAACTGCCATTTATTGTAAGACAAATCACATCCCATTTCCCAAGATAGATCCAGAAGAGATTAAGGACCCAGATCACCCCTCCGATTGCTACATCTTCAGAGGAAAGGATGTTCCCACTGTCATGCACTTCCCACTCTTCAACACCATAAATTGTCCAG GTAAAATAAAGGACTTCAGAGACGAGTTTACCACCTTTACTAGACATTACTCAGAGGATGATGTCAAAGAACTCCTCAAAAGAGCAAAGATGAATGTGTCCAACAACAAGGAGAAGATTTTGAATGAGATCCAGCAGATTGTGTCCTCCTCCACCAAGGAGTTTTAA